In Sideroxyarcus emersonii, one DNA window encodes the following:
- a CDS encoding malonic semialdehyde reductase has protein sequence MSGTPLNQAAFDQLFLDAHTHNAWQDKPVADELLHRLYDTLRMAPTSMNCSPARIVFVKSKAAKEKLMPALMEGNRAKTMAAPVTAIIGHDTRFYDNLPKLFPPIPGARDMFAGNAALADITAFRNGTLQGAYLILAARALGLDCGPMSGFDNAAIDQQFFAGTNVRSNFICNLGYGDPKGVYPRNVRLEFAEACSIA, from the coding sequence ATGTCCGGCACCCCCTTGAACCAGGCAGCATTCGACCAGTTGTTCCTCGATGCACATACCCACAACGCATGGCAGGACAAGCCGGTCGCGGACGAACTGCTGCATCGCCTCTACGACACCTTGCGCATGGCGCCCACCTCGATGAACTGCAGCCCGGCGCGCATCGTGTTCGTCAAATCGAAGGCGGCAAAGGAAAAACTCATGCCGGCCCTGATGGAAGGCAACCGCGCCAAGACCATGGCCGCGCCGGTCACCGCCATCATCGGCCACGACACCCGCTTTTACGACAACCTGCCCAAACTGTTCCCGCCCATCCCAGGTGCGCGCGACATGTTCGCCGGCAACGCCGCGCTGGCCGATATCACGGCCTTCCGCAACGGCACCCTGCAAGGCGCTTACCTGATCCTCGCCGCACGCGCACTGGGCCTGGATTGCGGCCCGATGTCGGGCTTCGACAATGCCGCCATCGACCAGCAGTTTTTCGCCGGCACGAACGTGAGATCCAATTTCATCTGCAACCTCGGCTATGGCGATCCCAAGGGCGTCTATCCGCGCAACGTGCGGCTGGAATTTGCCGAAGCCTGCAGCATCGCCTGA
- a CDS encoding pseudouridine synthase: MSKLPLDRVLQSQGFGTRKWCRELIEDGDVAIGGETITDSRAVVETDGLEFSVYGEPWTYREHVYIALNKPAGYECSRKPSHHPGVLSLLPEQFALRDVQPVGRLDHDTTGLLLMSDDGAFIHAQSSPRRHIPKVYVASTHDPVTPQLVRQLMDGVKLHDEPAPLAAVVCDMLDTHRLMIVLEQGKYHQVKRMLAAAGNHCTTLCRIRIGQLGLDALGLAEGEWCYLEGKQLDLLAGERNDRG, from the coding sequence ATGAGCAAGCTCCCGCTCGACCGCGTCCTGCAATCGCAGGGCTTCGGCACACGCAAATGGTGCCGCGAACTGATCGAGGACGGCGACGTCGCCATCGGCGGGGAGACGATCACCGACAGTCGCGCCGTGGTCGAGACCGACGGCCTCGAGTTCAGCGTGTACGGCGAGCCATGGACGTATCGCGAACATGTGTACATCGCACTGAACAAGCCCGCCGGCTACGAATGTTCGCGCAAACCCAGCCATCACCCCGGCGTGCTTTCGCTGCTGCCGGAACAGTTCGCCTTGCGCGACGTGCAGCCGGTGGGGCGTCTCGATCACGACACCACCGGGCTGTTGCTGATGTCGGATGACGGCGCCTTCATCCATGCCCAGTCCTCGCCCAGGCGCCACATCCCCAAGGTCTACGTTGCCAGCACGCACGATCCGGTGACGCCGCAACTGGTCAGGCAACTGATGGACGGCGTGAAGCTGCACGACGAACCGGCGCCGCTGGCGGCGGTCGTCTGCGACATGCTGGATACGCACCGGCTGATGATCGTGCTGGAGCAGGGAAAATACCACCAGGTGAAGCGCATGCTGGCGGCAGCCGGCAACCACTGCACAACATTGTGCCGCATCCGGATCGGCCAGCTCGGGCTCGACGCGCTGGGATTGGCGGAGGGTGAGTGGTGCTACCTGGAAGGAAAGCAGCTGGACTTGCTGGCGGGCGAGCGAAACGACCGCGGTTAG